The proteins below come from a single Aminivibrio pyruvatiphilus genomic window:
- the tpx gene encoding thiol peroxidase — MERNGITTMKGNPMTLVGPELKVGDKAPDFTVLDQTMGKKTLKDYDGKIKVISVTPSLDTPVCDLQIHWFNEDAANQPADVAVLNISMDLPFAIRRFCATGGIDKTEALSDHRDASFGTNWGVLMKELRLLARSIFVVDKENVIRYVQIVPEQTTEPDYEAALTALKALV, encoded by the coding sequence ATGGAAAGAAACGGAATAACCACAATGAAGGGAAATCCCATGACCCTGGTGGGTCCCGAATTGAAGGTCGGAGACAAGGCCCCCGACTTTACAGTGCTTGACCAGACCATGGGGAAGAAGACCCTCAAGGATTACGACGGCAAAATAAAGGTCATCTCGGTCACCCCGTCCCTGGACACACCCGTGTGCGACCTGCAGATCCACTGGTTCAACGAGGACGCTGCCAACCAGCCCGCAGACGTGGCGGTGCTGAACATTTCCATGGACCTGCCCTTCGCCATACGGCGGTTCTGCGCCACCGGAGGCATCGACAAGACGGAAGCCCTTTCCGACCACAGGGACGCTTCCTTCGGGACCAACTGGGGCGTGCTGATGAAGGAGCTCCGCCTCCTGGCCCGGTCCATCTTCGTGGTGGACAAAGAGAACGTGATCCGGTACGTGCAGATCGTCCCGGAGCAGACCACAGAGCCTGATTACGAGGCAGCCCTGACCGCCCTGAAGGCGCTGGTGTAG
- a CDS encoding methyl-accepting chemotaxis protein: MNEIGEIRTLEGREALRALAGAARIIHRFIPGDMSFAVIEGDTYIAYVPGRTININRKPGDRLAEGSAGSRCMKEKRPIVKEFGKEESPFGIPYIAHSMPVFNAGGEAVGCVILAENVERQNSIRETSETLRATTSQIADALQTMNGQMEEMRAAGETLISITGTAVERVAGTEQVVGIIEGVAKQTNLLGLNASIEASRIGELGKGFGVVADEVRKLAVRSTESAKHIRDILDYFRTSTYEINENTEVLLKIIQEQARLIEGIAASSEEVASVSAVLEDVARKLLSTEG; encoded by the coding sequence ATGAACGAAATCGGGGAAATACGCACGCTGGAGGGCCGGGAGGCCCTGAGGGCCCTTGCGGGAGCCGCCCGTATCATCCACAGGTTTATCCCCGGCGACATGAGTTTTGCCGTCATCGAGGGCGACACCTACATCGCCTACGTACCCGGCAGGACGATCAACATCAACAGGAAGCCGGGGGACAGGCTCGCCGAGGGATCGGCCGGGAGCCGGTGCATGAAAGAGAAACGGCCCATAGTCAAGGAGTTCGGGAAAGAGGAATCCCCCTTCGGCATCCCCTACATCGCCCACTCCATGCCGGTGTTCAATGCCGGGGGTGAAGCGGTGGGCTGCGTCATCCTGGCGGAAAACGTGGAAAGGCAGAACTCCATCCGGGAGACCTCCGAAACCCTTCGGGCCACCACCAGCCAGATCGCCGACGCCCTCCAGACAATGAACGGCCAGATGGAGGAGATGCGTGCCGCCGGGGAGACCCTCATCTCCATCACCGGAACCGCCGTGGAGCGGGTGGCCGGCACCGAGCAGGTGGTGGGAATCATCGAAGGGGTGGCCAAGCAGACCAACCTTCTCGGCCTCAACGCCTCCATCGAGGCTTCGAGGATCGGGGAACTGGGAAAAGGCTTCGGCGTAGTGGCCGACGAGGTGAGAAAGCTCGCCGTCCGGTCCACGGAATCGGCGAAGCACATCAGGGACATCCTCGACTACTTCCGCACCTCCACCTACGAGATCAACGAAAACACGGAAGTCCTGCTGAAAATCATCCAGGAGCAGGCCCGTCTCATCGAGGGGATCGCCGCCTCGAGCGAGGAAGTGGCTTCCGTGTCGGCGGTGCTGGAGGACGTGGCCAGGAAGCTTCTCAGCACGGAAGGATGA
- a CDS encoding HAD-IIA family hydrolase, translated as MIANLFDCFFFDLDGVLYVGGETTPGAAESLDTLRSMGKAIRFLTNNPTTRVRIADRLRGHGIAAEMDEIVTAGSATAKYLAEQGITRAWVIGESGLHREVEMAGILPAGEKDCEALVLGWDETATLAMVRRAALAVRNGALFVATNIDRTFPTAEGPVAGVGALVEAIRTGSGRDPVVVGKPFPPMFSEALTSAGFPRDRTVMVGDTPEVDILGAHRAGVSAILMGGAPLSGEGDFRRPDGHISSLPELFSPGRTCGRWSLPTTE; from the coding sequence GTGATAGCAAACCTGTTCGACTGTTTCTTTTTCGACCTCGACGGAGTGCTGTACGTGGGGGGAGAAACCACGCCCGGCGCGGCTGAGAGCCTGGATACGCTGAGAAGTATGGGGAAGGCCATACGGTTTCTGACGAACAACCCCACCACACGGGTTCGCATCGCTGACCGACTGCGGGGGCACGGCATCGCCGCCGAGATGGACGAGATCGTCACCGCCGGTTCGGCCACGGCGAAATACCTCGCCGAACAGGGAATCACACGGGCATGGGTCATCGGCGAGTCCGGCCTCCACAGGGAGGTTGAGATGGCGGGAATTCTGCCTGCAGGTGAAAAGGACTGCGAGGCGCTCGTCCTCGGCTGGGACGAGACCGCCACCCTGGCCATGGTCCGCAGGGCAGCCCTGGCGGTGCGGAACGGGGCGCTCTTCGTGGCCACGAACATCGACCGGACATTTCCCACGGCGGAAGGACCCGTGGCCGGGGTCGGCGCCCTGGTGGAGGCAATCCGAACAGGATCGGGCAGAGACCCGGTGGTGGTGGGCAAACCCTTTCCGCCCATGTTCAGCGAAGCCCTCACTTCGGCGGGTTTTCCCAGGGACCGGACAGTGATGGTGGGAGACACGCCCGAGGTGGACATCCTGGGTGCTCACCGGGCCGGCGTCTCCGCTATCCTCATGGGCGGCGCCCCCCTTTCCGGAGAGGGCGATTTCCGGCGTCCCGACGGGCACATTTCCTCCCTTCCGGAACTCTTTTCGCCCGGGAGGACCTGCGGCAGGTGGTCCCTTCCGACAACGGAGTGA
- a CDS encoding response regulator, producing MRKGILPGRYLYRRGKNTARSTAHRSSPARAERLALYERLMKEIVSLDSVTAGDISRFESDLSELLGRDLGVTRFSVLQAGEDVSSGLPGTALHFPIVFGDRNFGCLLLECRNGDSPWTAEDTLFFTEVAGKAGMVLLNRERLDALEKLKESEMFLKKAQEVARTGHWRIDIPGNVIAWSEETYRIFGVPSGSPVTLEMFYSLIFPADRKTVEEAWNRALRGEPYFLRHRILRGDETRWLEERAEVEFDSRGVPAAGLGTVRDVTLQVNSEQRLELYRQNLENLVAYRTADLENAMKKLDVERSFLTTILKSFSYPFCVIDASDYSLVIQNDAAAAFRPEGARTCHELFFGTQGPCSPSERVCPLREVAATGLPFQEETSGAREGGYYRWYCHPVFDREGRVTHAIMYIIDISTDKLLREQLTHETALANELKERAEAASRAKSAFLSNMSHEIRTPMNAVIGFAHLLKKSPADDARQEYADRLLEASHQLLRIINDVLDLSKIEANRLEMEIREFEPSRIIDQVCGLVAEEASGKGLELRTDLRSIPPVLLGDDCRFRQVLLNLVNNGIKFCEKGGVSITAEAAEWRDDSVLLRFGVFDTGIGMTGEQMEDLFTDFMQADATTTRQYGGTGLGLAISRRLVEMAGGNIRAESEPGKGSAFIFEIPFGVSSSLPEKSDRLVSFIGRRALVADRSPEDREILARMLGELGMQAGEASDVPSALDEIRRAEESDAPWDLLFLDRDMPGADRIITSGALRAAGGLHLPELYLLVPFGGARRTEQHRFLAKPLTPSRLCDLLAESPPAIPTGIRSGDTGGERKEPRRGHVLLAEDNKVNREVICALLDSAGMETTIAENGRMAVDIFGRSPGVFDMIFMDVQMPVMDGLEATRAIRALPGGKTVPIVAMTANAFEEDGRRCLGAGMDAHLSKPLEPDGLMMTLAEWIPRIHGGRTVPEPEICPAVPSASPPAALPPELEALPGLDVRTGLRSVRGDVPFFLGLLRQFADQHEKDGRRIAAALEAGMAGDACQWAHGLRGVSLSLGLEAINSLSAKIEKLLQKEHPAEEILPLAKALEEEMDRFAARVRNLHPEEESR from the coding sequence ATGAGAAAGGGCATTCTTCCGGGGAGGTACCTGTACCGGAGAGGAAAGAACACAGCCCGGAGCACAGCCCACAGGAGCTCGCCGGCCCGTGCGGAACGGCTCGCCCTGTATGAACGTCTCATGAAGGAAATTGTCTCCCTGGACTCCGTCACGGCCGGGGATATTTCCCGTTTTGAATCGGATCTTTCGGAGCTTCTGGGCAGGGACCTCGGAGTCACCAGGTTTTCCGTCCTCCAGGCCGGGGAGGATGTTTCCTCCGGCCTTCCGGGTACCGCCCTTCACTTTCCCATAGTCTTCGGGGACAGAAATTTCGGATGCCTCCTGCTGGAGTGCCGGAACGGGGATTCCCCGTGGACGGCGGAGGATACCCTCTTTTTCACCGAAGTCGCCGGCAAGGCGGGGATGGTCCTCCTGAACAGGGAACGGCTCGATGCTCTCGAAAAACTGAAGGAGAGCGAAATGTTCCTGAAAAAGGCCCAGGAGGTGGCCCGGACAGGCCACTGGCGGATTGACATTCCCGGGAACGTGATCGCATGGTCCGAAGAAACATACAGGATTTTCGGCGTTCCTTCGGGAAGCCCCGTCACTCTCGAGATGTTTTATTCCCTAATATTTCCCGCCGACAGGAAAACGGTGGAAGAGGCCTGGAACAGAGCTCTCCGGGGAGAGCCCTACTTCCTCCGCCACAGAATTCTCCGAGGAGACGAAACCCGCTGGCTGGAGGAGCGGGCGGAGGTGGAATTCGACTCCCGGGGGGTTCCCGCCGCAGGCCTGGGGACCGTGAGGGACGTCACCCTCCAGGTGAATTCCGAGCAGCGCCTCGAACTCTACCGCCAGAACCTGGAAAACCTTGTGGCCTACCGTACGGCGGACCTCGAAAATGCCATGAAGAAGCTCGACGTGGAGCGGAGCTTTCTCACCACCATACTCAAGTCCTTCTCTTATCCTTTCTGCGTCATCGACGCATCGGACTATTCCCTTGTCATACAGAACGACGCCGCTGCGGCATTCCGCCCCGAAGGGGCACGAACCTGTCACGAACTGTTCTTCGGCACGCAGGGGCCCTGCTCACCTTCTGAAAGGGTCTGCCCTCTCAGGGAGGTTGCCGCGACAGGGCTGCCCTTCCAGGAGGAGACGTCCGGGGCCCGGGAGGGCGGATACTACAGGTGGTACTGTCATCCCGTCTTCGACCGGGAGGGCAGGGTGACCCACGCCATAATGTACATTATCGACATCTCCACGGACAAGCTTCTGCGGGAGCAGCTCACCCACGAGACCGCCCTGGCGAACGAGCTGAAGGAGCGGGCTGAGGCGGCGAGCAGGGCGAAGAGCGCTTTCCTCTCCAACATGAGCCACGAAATCCGGACTCCCATGAATGCCGTCATCGGATTCGCCCACCTTCTGAAAAAATCCCCCGCGGACGACGCCCGGCAGGAATACGCCGACAGGCTGCTGGAGGCGTCCCATCAGCTTCTCAGGATCATCAACGATGTCCTCGACCTTTCCAAGATCGAGGCGAACCGCCTTGAAATGGAAATCCGGGAGTTCGAGCCGTCCCGGATCATCGACCAGGTCTGCGGTCTCGTGGCGGAAGAAGCTTCCGGCAAGGGCCTGGAACTGAGAACGGACCTCCGGTCCATCCCCCCGGTGCTCCTGGGGGACGACTGCCGGTTCCGCCAGGTGCTCCTGAACCTCGTGAACAACGGCATCAAGTTCTGCGAAAAGGGAGGGGTCTCCATAACGGCAGAGGCGGCGGAGTGGCGGGATGATTCGGTGCTTCTGCGCTTTGGAGTGTTCGATACGGGCATCGGCATGACAGGGGAGCAGATGGAGGATCTTTTCACGGATTTCATGCAGGCTGATGCCACCACTACCAGGCAGTACGGAGGCACGGGACTGGGGCTCGCCATCAGCAGGCGGCTCGTGGAAATGGCGGGAGGAAACATCCGGGCTGAGAGCGAGCCCGGAAAGGGAAGCGCCTTCATTTTCGAAATCCCCTTCGGTGTCTCTTCCTCCCTTCCCGAAAAGAGCGACCGCCTCGTATCCTTCATTGGCAGACGGGCCCTTGTGGCGGACCGGTCGCCGGAGGACCGGGAGATCCTCGCCCGGATGCTTGGAGAGCTGGGAATGCAGGCGGGAGAGGCCTCCGATGTTCCTTCCGCCCTGGATGAAATACGGAGGGCGGAAGAAAGTGACGCTCCCTGGGATCTCCTCTTTCTTGACCGGGACATGCCCGGGGCCGACAGAATCATTACCTCCGGGGCCCTCAGGGCGGCCGGCGGCCTTCACCTGCCGGAACTGTACCTTCTGGTTCCCTTCGGAGGCGCCCGGCGGACGGAACAACACCGCTTTCTGGCCAAACCGCTCACTCCATCCAGGCTCTGCGACCTCCTGGCAGAATCGCCGCCGGCAATTCCGACAGGGATCAGGTCCGGGGATACCGGCGGAGAAAGAAAGGAACCGCGCAGAGGGCACGTTCTCCTGGCTGAGGACAACAAGGTCAACCGGGAAGTGATCTGCGCGCTCCTCGATTCCGCAGGAATGGAAACTACCATCGCGGAGAACGGCCGGATGGCCGTGGACATATTCGGCCGCTCGCCTGGTGTCTTCGACATGATCTTCATGGACGTGCAGATGCCCGTGATGGACGGCCTGGAGGCCACCCGCGCCATCAGGGCCCTCCCGGGGGGAAAGACAGTCCCTATCGTGGCCATGACCGCCAATGCTTTCGAGGAAGACGGCAGAAGATGTCTCGGGGCTGGAATGGATGCCCACCTGTCCAAGCCTCTCGAACCCGACGGGCTCATGATGACCCTGGCGGAATGGATTCCCCGTATTCACGGCGGGAGAACCGTTCCCGAACCTGAAATATGCCCGGCTGTTCCGTCGGCTTCTCCACCAGCGGCTCTTCCGCCGGAGCTTGAAGCCCTTCCCGGACTTGATGTCCGAACCGGGCTCAGATCGGTACGGGGGGATGTCCCCTTCTTTCTCGGACTTCTCCGCCAGTTCGCCGACCAGCACGAAAAAGACGGCAGGCGAATAGCGGCCGCCCTGGAAGCGGGAATGGCGGGAGATGCGTGTCAATGGGCTCATGGACTCAGGGGGGTGTCCCTTTCCCTCGGCCTTGAGGCAATCAATTCTCTCTCGGCGAAAATCGAAAAGCTCCTGCAAAAGGAACATCCGGCGGAAGAAATTCTTCCCCTGGCGAAAGCCCTTGAAGAGGAGATGGACCGTTTTGCTGCCCGGGTGAGGAACCTTCACCCGGAGGAGGAGTCCCGGTAA
- a CDS encoding YeiH family protein: MELKRTNVPFLLSLALVVLLALLPVTKTWAVGIALLLGAAVSNTVPSAAPSGLGKMRKLALNTAVVLFGFGLNIGQVISVGGQGFWQTAVSLGVIISLGYFLLRFFRLDGDTMKLITFGTSICGGSAIAAVSSVMKARDEEIGVAMGVVFLLNTVALFAFPLLAGAVSLSPEQYGIWCALSIHDTSSVVGAAAFLGDTSLSTATIMKLTRTLWITPIVFVLSLRQGEKGKLSVPLFIVLFLLASAAASVLPFPVLFKSLASAGKVFMAAALYMVGFGLHRSVVKKAGAGGMLFGGILWSVSIVVGYVLASLS, translated from the coding sequence GTGGAACTGAAACGAACGAACGTCCCGTTTCTTCTCTCTCTCGCCCTCGTGGTGCTGCTGGCCCTCCTTCCCGTCACGAAGACCTGGGCGGTGGGCATTGCCCTGCTTCTCGGCGCGGCGGTGAGCAACACCGTGCCGTCGGCGGCTCCGTCAGGCCTCGGGAAAATGCGGAAACTCGCCCTCAACACGGCGGTGGTTCTCTTCGGATTCGGCCTGAACATCGGGCAGGTGATCTCCGTGGGAGGACAGGGGTTCTGGCAGACGGCGGTGAGCCTTGGCGTGATCATCTCCCTGGGGTATTTCCTGCTCCGGTTCTTCCGCCTCGACGGGGATACCATGAAACTCATCACCTTCGGTACCTCCATCTGCGGCGGCAGCGCCATAGCCGCCGTCTCCTCGGTGATGAAGGCCCGGGACGAAGAGATCGGGGTCGCCATGGGCGTGGTCTTCCTGCTGAACACCGTGGCCCTCTTCGCCTTTCCGCTGCTGGCCGGTGCGGTGTCTCTTTCCCCAGAGCAGTACGGCATCTGGTGCGCCCTCAGCATCCACGACACCAGTTCCGTGGTGGGTGCCGCCGCCTTTCTGGGGGATACCTCCCTGTCCACGGCCACCATCATGAAGCTCACCCGGACCCTGTGGATCACCCCCATCGTCTTTGTCCTCTCCCTCCGGCAGGGAGAGAAGGGAAAGCTCTCGGTACCCCTCTTCATCGTTCTCTTTCTTCTCGCGTCGGCCGCCGCCTCGGTGCTTCCCTTCCCGGTCCTCTTCAAAAGCCTTGCTTCTGCGGGGAAGGTGTTCATGGCCGCGGCCCTCTACATGGTGGGGTTCGGTCTCCACCGTTCCGTGGTGAAAAAGGCGGGAGCCGGGGGCATGCTCTTTGGGGGGATCCTCTGGTCAGTGTCCATCGTCGTCGGGTATGTCCTGGCATCGCTGAGCTGA
- a CDS encoding D-cysteine desulfhydrase: protein MNLARFPRRRYTEGETPLERLDRLSAFLDGPEIWIKRDDFLGFFPGGNKTRKLEFLMADALEKGADAVITCGAPQSNHCRLTLAAARKEGMECHFIIEERVPGTYSERASGNMFLFQLMGVDSIRVVSGGADMTAEMEKTAAELRVSGRKPYIIPGGGSNAVGALGYVACAEEILSQSFRKGVSFDRIFTTSGSSGTHAGLAVGLWANRSGIPLTGINISRPNSLQVPLVEKVARETARLLGIEEPLPDSLIQCFDGYVGEGYSLPTPAMTKTVVLLARMESILLDPVYTGKAFAGMIDLIRQGFCRKGEKILFLHTGGVSALFHYQKYFDPELFPEDGRR from the coding sequence GTGAATCTCGCCCGTTTTCCCCGCCGCAGGTACACCGAAGGAGAAACGCCCCTGGAACGGCTCGACAGACTGTCCGCTTTTCTTGACGGCCCCGAGATATGGATCAAGAGGGATGATTTCCTGGGGTTCTTCCCGGGGGGCAACAAGACCAGGAAGCTCGAATTTCTCATGGCTGACGCCCTGGAGAAGGGAGCGGACGCTGTGATCACCTGCGGCGCCCCCCAGTCGAACCACTGCCGCCTCACCCTCGCCGCAGCCCGCAAGGAGGGGATGGAGTGCCACTTCATCATCGAGGAGCGGGTTCCCGGCACGTATTCCGAGAGAGCCTCGGGGAACATGTTCCTCTTCCAGCTCATGGGAGTGGACTCCATTCGGGTGGTCTCCGGCGGAGCCGATATGACCGCCGAAATGGAAAAGACAGCAGCGGAGCTCAGGGTATCGGGCAGGAAACCCTACATCATTCCGGGCGGCGGATCCAACGCCGTGGGAGCCCTCGGCTACGTGGCCTGCGCCGAGGAGATCCTCTCCCAGTCCTTCCGGAAGGGCGTCTCCTTCGACCGGATTTTCACCACCAGCGGCAGCTCCGGCACCCATGCGGGACTGGCCGTGGGACTCTGGGCCAACCGCTCGGGGATTCCCCTCACCGGAATCAACATCAGCCGCCCGAATTCCCTGCAGGTTCCCCTCGTCGAAAAGGTCGCCCGTGAAACAGCCCGGCTTCTCGGGATCGAAGAGCCTCTGCCCGACAGCCTCATCCAGTGCTTCGACGGCTATGTGGGCGAGGGCTACTCCCTGCCCACCCCCGCCATGACGAAGACAGTGGTCCTGCTGGCCCGGATGGAATCCATCCTGCTCGATCCCGTCTATACCGGAAAGGCTTTCGCCGGAATGATCGACCTCATCCGGCAGGGGTTCTGCAGGAAGGGAGAAAAAATCCTCTTCCTTCACACCGGAGGAGTGTCCGCCCTCTTCCACTACCAGAAATATTTCGACCCGGAGCTGTTTCCGGAGGACGGCCGGAGGTAA
- a CDS encoding DNA-binding protein, which translates to MNFENSVTVTGSIHLPKGDMAGRNRNGVYLRFSLRHPSVGYDGVERTSFLPVRVFDPALQEWLRGKGEGSPVRIAGRLQTSSGSGEMYILAESLEEGAA; encoded by the coding sequence TTGAACTTCGAGAATTCTGTCACGGTCACCGGCTCGATCCACCTTCCCAAAGGCGACATGGCCGGAAGAAACCGGAACGGCGTCTACCTGAGATTTTCGCTGAGGCATCCGAGCGTCGGGTATGACGGCGTGGAGCGGACGAGCTTCCTTCCCGTCCGGGTCTTTGATCCTGCCCTGCAGGAATGGCTCCGCGGAAAGGGCGAAGGTTCCCCCGTGCGTATTGCGGGCCGGCTTCAGACCTCCAGCGGGAGCGGCGAGATGTACATCCTTGCGGAATCCCTGGAGGAAGGGGCGGCATAG
- a CDS encoding glycine betaine ABC transporter substrate-binding protein, protein MKKLTALVLALVLFAGSAGASAAAGNPMDYRGTIRIASQNVNETIILAWMAKLLIDGHTGLKTTINTEFAGSAVLHQAMAADEIDLYPSWTGTQLTGILRYEGESKPSDETFAMVKEGFEKNFNMTWTRPVGFNNTYVMAVKAERAEKLGLKKASDLAEHAPKWKLGGDENFDTRLDGYPGWSERYGITFRDVLPMQYAMMYMALAQDEVDVIAAYSTDSRIKKLNLALLGDDKSFFPDYSAAFVLPVPLAEKYPGLVPVVEKISGAIDEQAMAAMNLAFDEGEDPEDIAAAFLREKGFIQ, encoded by the coding sequence ATGAAAAAACTGACAGCACTTGTTCTCGCGCTTGTTCTCTTCGCAGGTTCCGCCGGCGCTTCCGCTGCGGCAGGCAACCCCATGGATTACAGGGGGACGATCCGCATCGCCTCGCAGAACGTGAACGAAACAATCATCCTCGCCTGGATGGCCAAGCTCCTCATCGACGGGCACACGGGCCTCAAAACCACTATCAACACCGAGTTCGCCGGTTCCGCCGTGCTCCACCAGGCCATGGCCGCGGACGAGATCGACCTCTATCCGTCATGGACGGGTACCCAGCTCACGGGAATCCTCCGGTACGAGGGGGAGTCGAAGCCTTCGGACGAAACCTTCGCAATGGTGAAGGAAGGCTTCGAGAAGAACTTCAACATGACCTGGACCCGCCCGGTGGGGTTCAACAACACCTATGTCATGGCCGTGAAGGCGGAGAGGGCCGAAAAGCTCGGCCTGAAAAAGGCCTCCGACCTGGCGGAGCATGCCCCGAAATGGAAACTGGGAGGCGATGAGAACTTCGACACCCGCCTGGACGGATACCCCGGCTGGTCGGAGCGCTACGGCATCACCTTCAGGGACGTGCTTCCCATGCAGTACGCCATGATGTACATGGCCCTCGCCCAGGATGAAGTGGATGTCATCGCGGCCTATTCCACCGACTCCCGGATAAAAAAGCTCAACCTCGCCCTTCTCGGGGACGACAAAAGTTTCTTCCCCGACTACAGCGCCGCCTTCGTGCTGCCCGTGCCCCTCGCGGAAAAATATCCCGGCCTCGTCCCCGTGGTGGAGAAAATCAGCGGGGCCATCGACGAGCAGGCCATGGCGGCCATGAACCTGGCCTTCGACGAAGGAGAGGATCCCGAAGACATCGCCGCCGCCTTCCTCCGGGAGAAGGGGTTCATTCAATAG
- a CDS encoding ABC transporter permease, protein MIEQRPLWDLFITYVGRNYMRILNLTGEHIMISLIAVGITVMVCVPLGIFLTRNEKAAPYIIGLANVFQTIPSLALLGFLIFVFGIGNDNAICALFLYAMLPVIQNTYTGIRSVPKSYVQAARGMGMTDFQILVKVQLPLARPVLVAGIRVAMVWTIGTATLASAIGGGGLGRLIFSGLSSIRNEIILAGAIPATLLALFADWILKRAQDYFNPSARAVRLAARHGAADDTD, encoded by the coding sequence ATGATTGAGCAGCGGCCCTTATGGGATCTTTTCATCACCTACGTGGGAAGAAACTATATGCGCATCCTGAACCTCACGGGGGAGCACATCATGATCTCCCTCATCGCGGTGGGCATTACCGTGATGGTCTGCGTTCCCCTGGGCATTTTCCTCACGAGGAACGAAAAGGCGGCCCCCTACATCATCGGCCTGGCCAACGTGTTCCAGACCATTCCGAGCCTGGCGCTCCTGGGGTTTCTCATCTTCGTCTTCGGCATCGGCAACGACAATGCCATCTGTGCTCTCTTCCTGTACGCCATGCTCCCGGTGATCCAGAACACGTACACAGGCATCCGGAGCGTCCCGAAATCCTATGTGCAGGCAGCCAGGGGCATGGGAATGACCGACTTCCAGATCCTGGTGAAAGTTCAGCTTCCCCTGGCCCGGCCCGTTCTTGTGGCGGGCATCAGGGTGGCCATGGTCTGGACCATCGGCACGGCCACCCTTGCCTCCGCTATCGGCGGGGGCGGACTGGGGCGGCTCATCTTCTCGGGCCTTTCCTCCATACGGAACGAAATCATTCTTGCGGGCGCCATCCCGGCCACCCTGCTCGCCCTCTTCGCCGACTGGATTCTCAAGAGGGCCCAGGATTACTTCAACCCCTCCGCCAGGGCGGTCCGGCTCGCCGCCAGGCACGGGGCGGCAGATGACACCGACTGA
- a CDS encoding ABC transporter ATP-binding protein gives MNGDLPGTQGGVVFKEVTKTYPDGTNAVDRLDLEIRSGGLVSLIGPSGCGKTTTLKMINRLEEPTSGTITVEGEDILLCDPVELRRRIGYVVQEISLFPHLTVAENISVVPSLLGWSAKKTRARVDELLSMAGLPPEKYRFRLPDQLSGGQKQRIGVLRALASDPKVILMDEPFGALDPISREVLQNELVSLQKNLKKTIVFVTHDMGEAIRISDRIVILRKGRVEQEGTAEDIRNSPKNDFVRSFIGEDRLSRMSPDDPAESIVEEPWGMSAPWESAADVLERMEENDREFIQVVDPKSGQWLGMALLGRVRRAASAGETVMKGIYRERKLYAGDATLRDAAEMLADRDISIPVVGEDERFLGVITSAALARLAVERLRSGREEGKQS, from the coding sequence ATGAACGGAGATCTGCCCGGCACACAGGGCGGCGTGGTCTTCAAAGAAGTGACGAAGACCTATCCCGACGGCACCAACGCCGTGGACCGCCTGGATCTTGAAATACGGAGCGGCGGGCTGGTGAGCCTCATCGGCCCTTCGGGCTGCGGAAAGACCACCACCCTCAAGATGATCAACCGCCTGGAGGAACCCACGTCGGGAACAATCACCGTGGAGGGGGAGGACATCCTCCTGTGCGACCCCGTGGAGCTCCGGCGCCGCATCGGGTACGTGGTGCAGGAAATTTCCCTGTTCCCCCACCTGACGGTGGCGGAAAACATCTCCGTCGTGCCCTCCCTGCTCGGGTGGTCCGCGAAGAAAACCCGGGCCAGGGTGGACGAACTTCTCTCCATGGCGGGGCTTCCGCCGGAGAAATACCGGTTCCGCCTTCCCGACCAGCTCAGCGGCGGCCAGAAACAGAGGATCGGCGTGCTCCGGGCCCTGGCGTCGGACCCGAAGGTCATCCTCATGGATGAACCTTTCGGCGCCCTCGACCCCATCAGCAGGGAGGTACTGCAGAACGAACTGGTTTCCCTCCAGAAGAACCTGAAGAAAACCATCGTCTTCGTCACCCACGACATGGGGGAGGCCATCCGCATCTCCGACAGGATCGTCATCCTGCGGAAGGGGAGGGTGGAGCAGGAAGGGACGGCGGAGGATATCCGGAATTCGCCGAAAAACGACTTCGTCCGGAGCTTCATCGGTGAGGACAGGCTCTCGCGCATGTCGCCCGACGACCCGGCGGAATCCATCGTGGAGGAGCCCTGGGGAATGTCGGCCCCGTGGGAGTCTGCTGCCGACGTGCTCGAGCGCATGGAGGAGAACGACAGGGAGTTCATCCAGGTGGTGGATCCCAAAAGCGGCCAGTGGCTCGGCATGGCCCTTCTCGGCCGGGTGCGCCGGGCGGCGTCAGCCGGAGAGACGGTAATGAAGGGCATCTACCGGGAAAGAAAGCTCTACGCGGGCGACGCCACCCTCCGGGACGCGGCGGAAATGCTCGCCGACAGGGATATCTCCATCCCTGTCGTAGGGGAGGACGAGCGCTTTCTGGGCGTCATCACGTCGGCAGCCCTGGCACGGCTGGCGGTGGAGCGGCTCAGAAGCGGCAGGGAGGAGGGGAAGCAGTCATGA